The nucleotide sequence aaaaaatcgacaattgtggataattttgagaaaaaaagcaggacatttcagaattttcaaagaaaaaacgACAATCTTaaaccatttttctaaaaaaaaacgataatttttgtaaatttttgaaaaagcgagatctttagataattttggcaaaaagcaagattttgacacttTCCCAACTAATATTGACAACTGAATGATGATgtgtactttttgacaatttctggcaaaaagtgacacttttgggtaatttcactaatttcagacaaaaaatttgagaatttatggCATTTCCTGCAAAGAAATGAAAGAGAAGAAGGACGATCTTTTATATTGCTAtctcttttgaattttgaaaaaattaaaaaaatttcattcattttttttattttagattcaCATTAAACTATTTGGTTGGCTAActtacttcaaattttcaaattcatgaaaatgttttgtcagtaggtaggtagatatttgaAGCAAAATACAAGGAGAACATtacttttacctacctacttatctttAAACTCGATCCACGCTTGTTTTCTGATATCTAATACACATTTTTGTAACTATAACTATAGGTACACATATCAAAGCAACCACACACAAGGAATAATACCAAattccattttcatattttatcgcACATACAAAACCataagaaaaatgaaagcaaTAACGAAAATAAGTATGTCTTGTACACATTTAAATATTCTATCATTTAAAACTGAATCCgtttcttttttactttttttttttacaagttgtgAGTGATTGACTCAACTACAGTGACATGTTACCAATGTACAATTCCAAGGACTACTTACAAAACATAAGTGTTTGTATTTGTTTCATCATTCTTTGTTACTTTTTACATTCAACAGCatcgatttttaccaaaaactgtGCAACATTGAGATAAATAAATAGtcaccgaagaaaaaaaaatcggatgattttgattaaatttggcAGAGAACTATAGGGCTCGAGCTCTGTAAAAACGTTTTCTGAGTTTTTTCTAAAGAGAAATAACTTTCGTTGCCAAAAAAGCTCGATAAATCATCAACAAATTATCTACCAAAAAAGAgacaaaacgtgaaaaaaatagacATTATTTTCAGTGTAGGTaagtgaatagaaaaaaattaccaaaaaacagagtttcattataaatttaaaaagttggacTAATTATGTAACCTTTTGACTTTTTGGTAAAGAaacgaatttttggcaattttaggcaacgaaatggaaaatttttgtaatttttggctaaaagcaaGACTCGCAAATCTTACGAAAAAGCTGGACCTTTTggtaattattgacaaaaaaggtGACACTTTTACATTTTAgcaaattcgccaaaaaaaatacactattgGGTACATAAgccttgaaacaaaaatattttttagcagaaggtattttgctaaaaagtgagaattttggtaaaaaaaaaaacaaaggccAAAAGTGCAAGActatgacaattttcaaaaaaataggacCTTTCATTGGGTAATTGAGGcccaaaaaatgattccttcttttcgcaatttctgtcaaaaaagcgagactcgagtaatgtttggaaaaatgtgaacctttttttgaattcttctcCAAAAAATTAGTGGTTTTGCTGAAAAGCAAAAGTTTTTGTCATttatgaaaaagcgagaattttcaaaagaatttttggcaaaatgtaagattttgacaaatttaacaTAAGGAAAGGgttttttgtggcaatttttggcaaaagagctagaattttagacaatttaaAAGGaagactttttagaatttttgggaacaaaattttttcagaaataattttggtaggtaggtatagaaggcgagtttttggtcaattttttgcaaaaagcaagactgcaTCTGGCACGAAACAAGACTTTATggcaactaaaaaaaatattatatctaccatttcacaattttgattgaaaaagcgagaatcaaggtcaaatttattttcgcagtttctgtcaaaaaaacgagacttttgaacgatttttggaaaagtgtgaaactttttgcaattttctgcaaaaagacGACagtttttggtacctacctaattttgctgaaaagctaaaaatgtttgtcatttttgaaatggcgaaaattgttgacaaaaagcaagacttggacaatttcagtaaaagaaAAGCTATTTAGCAATTTTCTGGCAATCGAGACaacattttggagaatttttttgaaaaaggaaaactttttcaaattttttagcaacTATGCTATAAAAAGacagtttttgtcaattttgcccaaaaagaaagaccttttgacaattttagcaagaagcaGTATACGTTATGGcaaaaaagtgtactttttcgcaatttcggtcaaaaaatcgacaattgtggataattttgagaaaaaaagcaggacatttcagatttttaaccatttttctaaaaaaaaacgataatttttgtaaatttttgaaaaagcgagatctttagataattttggcaaaaagcaagattttgacacttTCCCAACTAATATTGACAAATGAATTATGATgggtactttttgacaatttttgtcgaaaaagtgagactttttggcaatttctggccaaaaaaagtgatgcttttgggtaatttcactaatttcagataaaaaatttgaggatTTATGGAATttcctgcaaaaaaatgaaagaaaaaaaggacgATCTTTTATATTGCTAtctcttttgaattttgaaaaaattaaaaaattttcattcattttttttatttcagatttaCATTAAACTACTTATTTGGTTAGCTAacttacctacttcaaattttcaaattcatgaaaatgttttgtCAGTAGGTAGATATTTGAAGCAAAATACAAGGAGAACATTACTTTTACCTACTTATCTTTAAACTCGATCCACGCTTGTTTTCTGATATCTAATACACATTTTTGTAACTAACTACAGGTACATATCAAGCAACCACACACAAGGAATACGAGTATACCAAatccattttcatattttatcgcACATACAAAACCataagaaaaatgaaagcaaTAACGAAAATAAGTATGTCTTGTACACATTTAAATATTCTATCATTTAAAACTAAATCCgtttcttttttacttttttttttttacaagttgtgAGTGATTGACTCAAACTACAGTGTTGCGTTACCAACGTACAATTCCAAGGACTACAAAACATAAGTGTTGGTATATTCCTGGTTAGGTCTTACTGttcatttaaaaagttttgtgAATGTGTTTTTTATGCAATGATGTCGaatacaataaaatttaaagattcaGAAATTCAAGGCAGAGAGGATATTTCTTGgcatggaaaaaaatattactcatTTTTAGGAATTCCGTATGCTGAGCCACCAATtggagatttgagatttttggtgagtaagtacataagtaggtattaagcagtgaaatttctgTACTTGGCATTTGGATCAATAAGGTATTTATTCGcaattttgtaataattctAATAGCCACCGAAACCAgtgaaaaattaccccaaacATATTGACGCcactgaatttaaaaattgttgtatTCAGTACTACGGACCAAAACTGATCATTGGTAGTGAAGACTGTCTATATTTGAATATCTTCATCCCAAAGGTgcgattataaatttttttacgtgactattgaataaaattaatgttTAATGAAATTGGGTGGAATCTGATTTTAGCTTCCTTCTCCCAAAACCTTACTACCTGTTAACTTTTTCATACATGGTGGAAGTCATAGAACATTTTCTTCTAATACCATCATGCCTCTTTTATTAATCGAGTACGATTTTATAACCGTGACTTTTAATTACAGACTGCATGCTCTAGGTAAGCGAAAATCACTCATTTATGAATGTACCtatcaataaaatattattcatggtttctgtaatcatttttcattttataggtTTCTTAAATTTAGGTATGCCTGACTGCCCTGGAAACGTTGGTTTAAAAGATCAATTGTGTGCTTTACAATGGGTTAAAGATAATATTAAATATTTCGGCGGTGATTCTGACAATATTACGTTATGTGGGATGAGTTCAGGAGCCTCTTCAGCTCATATGATGGTCATGTCTCCTTTGTTTAAGAGTTAGTAAATCATCATAAgctaattgaaatattttatgcaCCTCTAAGTAGACAGTGTTTGTATTCTAAATTTAgatctatcaaaaaaattaattttatgcgGTGGGCATGCCCTAAGTGCTTGGAATTTTAACCCATCTCCGTTGAAATTAGCTTTCAAATTGGGTCGTAAGTTTGGATACGATGGCAACGATAAGGAAACACTTTTAAATTTACTGAAATCCATTTCAGCAGAGAAGTTAGTAGAAGCCACGAGAATGATTGGTAATGAAAACTTGGAGGTAAATATTGAAATGCACCAGGATtggcattttttatttaaaagcatccactgacaatatttttcaatagatgCCAAGCTGTCATTCGTTTCAACCATCAATCGAATGCATCAAAGAAGGTGCTTTTCTACCAGACCAtccaaaaaatttatggaaaaatgtaaattctgTATCGATAATTAATGgcataaatgaaaatgaaggaaTATATTTCTTGAGgagtttaggtacctacttgaccATAACGAATGATTATTCTGAAATCAGTTTCTGATAGTGAtttcaatcgattttcaaattcaatgcaGAATTTTACAGACTTGCATCTCACTTTGAAACACTGAAAGTAATAATTGCAGACTTGACCTCTGTAAGAAAGGAATTCTTGGAAAACATGTTCgaagaaataatttcattttataaaataaccGAGGCAGACAATCAAGAAAATTTCGATGCTAAACTAAGAGTAGGTATAAATTGCTAGCTTTTTTCGTCTCAAAATTTACTTCTTTGATGAATGTACctaacgtgaatttttttcagcacagCTCTTCACCGATTTAATTCTCAAAGACTACTATACttcctttgattttttacataaatCTTCCCATtcgtattcaattttcaactacaGATTTACATACTGCggagaaaataataaaatgatgaatatgTGGCGACGTCAATTGAAATGGGATATCAAAGGTAttgtacctttacctatagtGAACTAAAAgagcgatttttttcatcgaaaaaatgcaCATCTTCACATTATTTACAGGGACTTATCATGTGGATGAGTATGGCTATGCAGTGATAAACAAAGACTTTCACTTGTCAGGAAAAGATATGGAAGTAGCACACAGCATTTGTACATTATGgggtaatttcatcaaatacggGTAAAcgtttcatttctattttctcTACCTAGGTATATTTATCGATacaagaaaatcaactttattcAATTTCCTTTTCAAACGTAGGAATCCGAACAGAGAAATTCGCAATAATCTATGGCTTCCGTCAACTGAAGAAATGCCCTGTTATTtggaaattggtgaaaaattacacttgaGAAATGGATACACGAATCCAGAACAAGCagcattttggaaatatttaacgtcgaaatattatttatgaaatctgtacctacctatgtactttacTTCCagcctttcactcgataaaatgaactcgatcacaaaaaaaaatcaaaattcgaaaaaattcaaaaaaacaaacgaattttaatttttttgctatgagtgtaatttttatcaactttttcatgaaatacgtcagaaagctAGGTCACAATAAGAcaacagaataaatttaaacgttttttgatgtttggaattgaaaattgaatttcttagaattt is from Planococcus citri chromosome 1, ihPlaCitr1.1, whole genome shotgun sequence and encodes:
- the LOC135843100 gene encoding carboxylic ester hydrolase-like, whose translation is MMSNTIKFKDSEIQGREDISWHGKKYYSFLGIPYAEPPIGDLRFLPPKPVKNYPKHIDATEFKNCCIQYYGPKLIIGSEDCLYLNIFIPKLPSPKTLLPVNFFIHGGSHRTFSSNTIMPLLLIEYDFITVTFNYRLHALGFLNLGMPDCPGNVGLKDQLCALQWVKDNIKYFGGDSDNITLCGMSSGASSAHMMVMSPLFKNLSKKLILCGGHALSAWNFNPSPLKLAFKLGRKFGYDGNDKETLLNLLKSISAEKLVEATRMIGNENLEMPSCHSFQPSIECIKEGAFLPDHPKNLWKNVNSVSIINGINENEGIYFLRSLEFYRLASHFETLKVIIADLTSVRKEFLENMFEEIISFYKITEADNQENFDAKLRLFTDLILKDYYTSFDFLHKSSHSYSIFNYRFTYCGENNKMMNMWRRQLKWDIKGTYHVDEYGYAVINKDFHLSGKDMEVAHSICTLWGNFIKYGNPNREIRNNLWLPSTEEMPCYLEIGEKLHLRNGYTNPEQAAFWKYLTSKYYL